The following coding sequences lie in one Apium graveolens cultivar Ventura chromosome 1, ASM990537v1, whole genome shotgun sequence genomic window:
- the LOC141663741 gene encoding uncharacterized protein LOC141663741 — MGRRQISSELIRHSRSFFLILGLVSCPIVYMYLSAGEKGEELVRSFECCKGIEHLELWGDAVKWGSDFKLDSAQECCKACKDTCNATKGECLCDSWVFCGHRDACGIQFGECWLKKQKDTLDPELRDSGDKVMWTSGIIYGKGEGIVGLETSGYGVIYIKLLPECAPHSVSYILELLATRNCPGCHFYRAESRGSAWDLEGHHIKDAPFGPPSALIQGTLKAHEFIFDKISKEVSSPIYRGSVAWVGSGPEFFISLANHNEWKNEYSVFGFVLPEYMKIVEKIAQLPTKPDLWSNINVSILRKTVDLRFRRLNSEDLITQY; from the exons ATGGGTCGGAGGCAAATCAGCTCTGAGCTGATCCGACATTCACGTAGCTTTTTTCTCATACTAGGTCTTGTTTCATGTCCAATTGTATACATGTATTTATCGGCGGGTGAAAAAGGTGAAGAATTGGTGAGAAGTTTTGAGTGTTGTAAAGGGATTGAGCATTTGGAGCTTTGGGGTGACGCTGTGAAATGGGGTTCAGATTTCAAGCTAGATTCTGCACAGGAATGTTGTAAGGCTTGTAAGGACACGTGTAATGCTACCAAAGGGGAGTGTTTGTGTGATTCTTGGGTCTTTTGTGGTCATAGAGATGCTTGTGGGATTCAGTTTGGTGAG TGTTGGCTGAAGAAACAGAAAGATACCTTAGATCCTGAACTACGTGACTCAGGGGATAAGGTTATGTGGACTTCCGGAATTATTTATGGAAAAGGAGAG GGTATTGTTGGCTTGGAAACCTCTGGTTATGGGGTTATCTATATAAAA CTCCTTCCTGAGTGTGCTCCACATTCTGTTTCTTATATCCTTGAGCTGTTGGCTACTCGTAACTGTCCTGGTTGCCACTTTTATCGTGCAGAGAGCCGGGGAAGTGCATGGGATTTAGAAGGACACCACATAAAGGAT GCTCCATTTGGCCCTCCTTCCGCGTTGATCCAAGGAACACTAAAAGCACACGAATTCATATTTGACAAAATTTCGAAAGAGGTTTCATCCCCAATATATAGAGGATCGGTTGCATGGGTCGGTTCAGGACCAGAATTTTTCATCAGCTTAGCTAATCACAATGAATGGAAAAATGAATACAGTGTTTTTGGTTTTGTCCTCCCAGAATACATGAAGATTGTAGAGAAGATTGCTCAATTGCCTACCAAGCCAGACTTGTGGAGTAACATCAATGTTTCTATCTTGAGAAAAACTGTTGATCTGAGGTTCCGAAGGTTAAATAGTGAGGACCTGATTACACAATATTAG